The genomic region TTCGACTGCTATTGCGTATGCTGTTGCTTGGGCTAGTATGTGGTTGTATTTTGTGTATAGTTTTTTCTTGCTTCCTGTGTTTAGTTTTGTTTCTATGATTACCGCCCTATTTCCGTTTATTACCACGGCGTCTGTCCTGCCTACTATGCCGAGGCTTGTTGATTTTACTGGGGCTTCGAGTTTTACTTCTCCCTGTATTCCGAGTTCTTTTATTGTTTTGGTTATGGTTTCTGTGTTTTGTGTTTGTTTTGCGTATTTCATGGATTCTGTTGGTGGTTCTTTCATCATCATTATCTTTAGGTATGCCTGTCTTGGGCAGTAGGTGTATTCCTTTATCATGCTTATTGGTATGTAGTCCATCATATCACCGTTGGTTCGTTTGGTATTGCTAGGTTTGCCGTGCCCAATTTTATTGCATTATTCAGGGTTTGCCCATCAATGATTAGTATTACCACGGAGTCCTCCCTGTTCATGAGTCTTGTTAGTGCCCTGGCGGTGTCTTTGGCTAGGGCGTTGCCGCCCCTTGCTATGTATAGGCTTCTTTGTACCCTTACGTAGCCCATTGACTTTAGTTTGTTCATTATCTCGAGTCTCCTCCTATCGTCGCTTATGTCGTATGATACCAGCACATACATTCAGTACACCCATGTGAAGCACTTATACTCGTTCACGTTGCCTTCCCTGATTGTTGATGCTAGGTTCCAGGCTTCGTGTTTCATTATTTCGGTTAGTGATGCTTTTCTGCCTGTCCTTGGGTTTATGTAGTCCCTGTTCATGTTGTTGAGTATTACCCTGGCTATTGCTTTCCTTGAGTCGTAGTCGAGGAATCCATTCACCGTGCTTAGCTTGATGTCGTTTATTTCAGTTATTAATGGTTTGTCTACGGCCACGGGTCTGAATACCTCGACTATGTCGAAGACTAGTGATGGTTTTCCGCTCTTTATTGTGTGGAGTATGCCTAGGTATGGGTCGAGCCCCGCCATTATTAGGTATCTTTCCATTGTTGAGTAGAGTATTCCGTAGCCGTAGTTTAGGGCTAGGTTCATTGGGTCTGTGCCCTCTGGGTTTCTGCCGTGGAATCCCAATTGGCTTGGTAGTAGTGTTGCCACTGCGTCCCAGTACTTATTGGCTGCCTGGGCTTCCATGCTTTCTATGATTTCTGGGTTTAGTTTGTTTGTTTCTATGGACATTAGTTGTGTGGCGATTGAGGATACTGCGTAGGCGATATCATACAGTGATTGCTCCCTGCGGCTCTTGGCGAAGTACCTGATGAGTCTTGCCTGGTTTTCTATCTTGCATGTTATTATCCTGCGTGCCAGTTCAAGCCTTGCTTCATTGTTTAGGAATAATTCGTACTGCCTTATCCTGGTTATGACGGTTTTGTTTATGATTGGTGGTGTAATTATGGCCACTGGGTCGCCGAGTGGGTTTAGGATTACTAGGTTTGTGCCCTTCATGGCGAGTATTCTTATTGCCTTTGTGGTTATTGAGGCTCTCGATGTTGCGATTATCACCTCCTCCGTGTTTGGCGGTAGCACCTGCCTGTTGCCGTTTCTGCCCATGATTATTACTGAGCCCTTCCTAGCCACTATCCTTG from Vulcanisaeta distributa DSM 14429 harbors:
- the cas4 gene encoding CRISPR-associated protein Cas4 — protein: MDYIPISMIKEYTYCPRQAYLKIMMMKEPPTESMKYAKQTQNTETITKTIKELGIQGEVKLEAPVKSTSLGIVGRTDAVVINGNRAVIIETKLNTGSKKKLYTKYNHILAQATAYAIAVEETMKVTVDKIIIINQEKQTTITIKPTPNLRTWIKRTIQDMKKHIQNQEPPPKTTNKAKCKACYFKDICPP
- the cas2 gene encoding CRISPR-associated endonuclease Cas2; protein product: MYVLVSYDISDDRRRLEIMNKLKSMGYVRVQRSLYIARGGNALAKDTARALTRLMNREDSVVILIIDGQTLNNAIKLGTANLAIPNEPTVI
- the cas1 gene encoding CRISPR-associated endonuclease Cas1 — its product is MANEVFITEPGTRIVARKGSVIIMGRNGNRQVLPPNTEEVIIATSRASITTKAIRILAMKGTNLVILNPLGDPVAIITPPIINKTVITRIRQYELFLNNEARLELARRIITCKIENQARLIRYFAKSRREQSLYDIAYAVSSIATQLMSIETNKLNPEIIESMEAQAANKYWDAVATLLPSQLGFHGRNPEGTDPMNLALNYGYGILYSTMERYLIMAGLDPYLGILHTIKSGKPSLVFDIVEVFRPVAVDKPLITEINDIKLSTVNGFLDYDSRKAIARVILNNMNRDYINPRTGRKASLTEIMKHEAWNLASTIREGNVNEYKCFTWVY